The Lycium barbarum isolate Lr01 chromosome 12, ASM1917538v2, whole genome shotgun sequence genome includes a region encoding these proteins:
- the LOC132624931 gene encoding uncharacterized protein LOC132624931: MVIEIPVGKGRPVEAVQSGKPSNELGIIARNFLTLPNKWKELTVEEKDAALIRCHEKFEINLDEHYVKDSCEDILKNRSRQWRYKLKRKFESANSVEDARKIEGSELTQKTGIHFVTCGQVQSIR; the protein is encoded by the exons ATGGTGATTGAGATCCCAGTTGGTAAAGGGAGGCCAGTTGAGGCAGTTCAATCAGGAAAACCCTCAAATGAGTTAGGCATCATTGCACGGAATTTTCTTACGCTTCCGAACAAGTGGAAGGAACTCACAGTAGAGGAAAAAGATGCTGCGCTGATTAGATGCCAC GAGAAGTTTGAAATTAATTTGGACGAGCATTATGTCAAAGATAGTTGTGAGGATATCCTCAAAAATAGAAGTCGGCAGTGGCGCTATAAATTAAAAAGGAAGTTTGAAAGTGCAAACTCCGTGGAAGATGCTCGTAAAATTGAAGGTTCGGAATTGACCCAGAAAACTGGAATACACTTTGTGACATGTGGTCAAGTCCAGAGCATAAGGTGA